The proteins below come from a single Candidatus Flexicrinis affinis genomic window:
- a CDS encoding MBL fold metallo-hydrolase, which translates to MITLGDLRIHFIDDGVTHVDAGGAFGLVPRVLWSHYLQPDDDNRVPMMNLNLLVETGGRKIVIDTGLGRKLDAKALANWRFERPRGDLIDALARLGVQPADIDLVIDTHLHSDHCGGNTVLDEVGNVRPAFPNAEYVVQRREYEDAIRPNERTAATYLLYNYEPLYKSGQLRLLDGDVELAPGVTGHITRGHTPGHMSVRLEGGGKHVLFVCDMASYAVHFERLAWMTAYDVEPLVTLETKRRWQQWALETNALLIFPHDTQRPAGRLAEDPKGKMHIVPEPVEFA; encoded by the coding sequence ATGATCACGCTCGGCGACCTGCGGATACACTTCATTGACGACGGCGTGACTCACGTCGACGCCGGGGGCGCGTTCGGGCTGGTGCCACGTGTCTTGTGGTCACACTACTTGCAGCCGGACGACGACAATCGCGTGCCGATGATGAACCTTAACCTGCTGGTCGAAACGGGCGGGCGCAAGATCGTGATCGACACCGGGTTGGGCCGCAAGCTGGACGCGAAGGCGCTTGCCAACTGGCGCTTTGAACGCCCGCGCGGCGACCTGATCGACGCGCTGGCGCGTCTCGGCGTTCAGCCGGCGGACATCGACCTCGTGATCGACACGCACCTGCATTCCGACCACTGCGGCGGAAATACGGTGCTCGATGAGGTTGGCAACGTCCGGCCGGCGTTCCCGAATGCCGAATACGTTGTACAGCGCCGCGAATACGAAGACGCGATCCGCCCGAACGAACGCACTGCCGCCACTTACCTGTTGTATAACTACGAGCCGTTGTATAAGTCCGGCCAGCTTCGGCTGTTGGACGGCGACGTCGAATTGGCGCCGGGCGTGACGGGTCACATCACGCGCGGGCACACGCCGGGCCATATGTCGGTGCGGTTGGAAGGCGGCGGCAAGCACGTGCTGTTCGTATGCGACATGGCGAGCTATGCGGTGCACTTCGAACGGCTGGCGTGGATGACCGCGTATGATGTCGAGCCGCTGGTGACGCTAGAGACCAAGCGCCGCTGGCAGCAGTGGGCGCTGGAGACCAACGCGCTCCTGATCTTTCCGCACGACACGCAGCGCCCGGCGGGCAGGCTGGCGGAAGACCCCAAAGGCAAGATGCACATCGTGCCGGAGCCGGTCGAGTTCGCATAA